The region TGGGGTATATCCATCGCGGCCATGACCAAGCCACGACCGATTTCAGAGATATCGCTGGCGTTATTAAAGCCCGGGCGCAAAGTCATTTGGATTTTCATACCAGCTTTTTCGGCAGCTTTTTTAGAGACGCCGTTCGTTTGACCATACGGCCACACGATCACTGTATTGTCTTTTCCTAAGTGCTTTTTTAATTGTTCGTTGCTTTTTCTAAGATCGAACTCCACTCGAGAAGACATTTCTTCTTCGGTTTGATAAGTCTTAGTGACTGGATCGTATTTGAAAAAGCCTGCAACTGCGGCCTGGTTCCCTTGTGGATTAAAGATGTGCCCTTGGTGTAAATCATGAGTATGAGAGACCACGTCGACAAGACCTGACTTCATCATCTCTTTCAAATGCTTCCACGAAGCCATTTTTGGATTGGAATCTTTAAATCCATAATCAGGAGCCGCGCCATCTTCAGTCCATTTTGTAACAACGGCAAAAACGGCAGGGAATTTATATTCTTTAAGTAGGGGATAAACGATTTCATAAAAAGAACCCAAGCCATCATCCACCGTGATAAGCACGGCCTTGGGAGGAAGGTTCTTTTTGCCTTGATTGGCATCGATAATGTCTTGAAGGCTGACGACATTATAGTGGGCTTTCAAGTAATCAAACTGATCGACAAGATCTTTTCTGCGGATGCTGAATTCATTGCCCACAAAGCCATTGCTGACATCATGGTAACAAAGAGCCACAAAAGAGTTCGCAGGCGCGCCTGTGATTTCTGGCGCAGTCAGATTTTGAGCATGGGAAGTTAGGCTGAAAGCCAAGAGTAAAACCAATTTAAGAATGTTCACGCCACCGACGGAATTCATTTTTTCTTCACCATTATGGGGAGTTAGCTATCCCCGAAAATTTCAGTGACAACTCTGTAATCCAGTTTAAAGGGAGCGTCAATAACAACCCTTTGCCGAAAATGCGCATGAAAAGAAACTCATAACAGGATAAAAATTCTTTAATCTGAAGGGTCTAAAAATCACCACCGTTGAGCTGCCGCCCGAGTTTAAGAAACCTTCAAATCAGGTCTTTAACGTGCTCCGGTAATATTTCCCTGTTCAAGAGGTGGTCGTTCCATCAAATACAGCCAAGTCGGAGGGGGAAGTCCGTTATGCGCCAGTTGCTCGTTGTCGCCAAAATAAGCTTCCGATAGTCTTAAACCTAATTTAAGGGGAGTTGTTATGTCCTTGTTTGAAGCTTTGAAAGATCAAAATCAGCTTTTCATCCGTCAGCGTAAGGAGTTGGCTGAGTTGATCGGCTTTGAAACTCGCAACAAATACGAAATCCGCAACCAAAAGGGCGAAGTGGTGGGGTTTTGCGCCGAACAACAAAAGGGGTTTTTAGGACTGTTAGTGCGGCAGTTCTTGGGGCATTGGAGAAGTTTTGAACTGCACTTTTTTAACAATGAACGCCAGCAAGTTTTTACGGTTAAACATCCCTTTCGGCTCTTCTTTCAGCGCTTAGAAGTCCATGCGAGCGGTGGTCAATATATAGGGGCGCTTCAGCAGCGATTCGGAATTGTGAAAAAGAAATTCGATATCGAGAACGCTCAGGGCCGAGTGATCATGAATATGCAGTCCGGTTTCCTGCAGTTTTGGACCTTCCCTATATTAAAGAACAACAGGGAGGCGGCCGTTATTAGAAAAAAGTGGTCAGGTCTTTTAAAAGAAGCTTTTTTGGATGCTGACAACTTCCAGTTAGAGTTCGGGCAGACGGAGTTGGATGAAAATGAAAAGAGTTTGATCCTGGCTTCTGCCATTTTTATTGATTTGCAGTATTTTGAACGAAAAGCAGATTGATTTTCCTTCGCGGTGCGCCTTAAAAACCGCTCCTAAAGCAGGACAAAGGAAACTTTGTCCTGACTAAACTTGGACAAAGTTGGGTCTGTCCAAAAATCACAAGAACCCCTTTGATTTAAAATTTACTTCTATCGCGAAAAGATGGAAACCCCATCTCGTCCGAACG is a window of Bdellovibrio sp. SKB1291214 DNA encoding:
- the pgaB gene encoding poly-beta-1,6-N-acetyl-D-glucosamine N-deacetylase PgaB, with the protein product MNSVGGVNILKLVLLLAFSLTSHAQNLTAPEITGAPANSFVALCYHDVSNGFVGNEFSIRRKDLVDQFDYLKAHYNVVSLQDIIDANQGKKNLPPKAVLITVDDGLGSFYEIVYPLLKEYKFPAVFAVVTKWTEDGAAPDYGFKDSNPKMASWKHLKEMMKSGLVDVVSHTHDLHQGHIFNPQGNQAAVAGFFKYDPVTKTYQTEEEMSSRVEFDLRKSNEQLKKHLGKDNTVIVWPYGQTNGVSKKAAEKAGMKIQMTLRPGFNNASDISEIGRGLVMAAMDIPQFATAVEKAFVDQNPVRMVRVDLDSIWKNNEAETEQGLGDLLEHGLDLSPSAVLVQAVSDSGEAYFVTDKMKMRGDYLNRASHTLKNRARVAWSYGRLPQSFLKNTDTAKAALRDLAKFTDIDGLFFEVSAKDNLSEIPFESLMATVRSIRPAMKFGLIGQQPTNSTLFDYVILNTKQLDKAKTTQPESISLSKEIIALPKDYKSDASHLLAQGYLNLFYDVNFKGFQPDADFKSLFTIRPIFPPHKGEAK
- a CDS encoding phospholipid scramblase-related protein yields the protein MSLFEALKDQNQLFIRQRKELAELIGFETRNKYEIRNQKGEVVGFCAEQQKGFLGLLVRQFLGHWRSFELHFFNNERQQVFTVKHPFRLFFQRLEVHASGGQYIGALQQRFGIVKKKFDIENAQGRVIMNMQSGFLQFWTFPILKNNREAAVIRKKWSGLLKEAFLDADNFQLEFGQTELDENEKSLILASAIFIDLQYFERKAD